From the Solanum pennellii chromosome 4, SPENNV200 genome, one window contains:
- the LOC107017324 gene encoding adenylate isopentenyltransferase-like: MRKLSFLSTTSANHSNTLFFFPKWTRSVVISATSSNVPRLQRSKKIVVIMGATGCGKSKLSIDLATHFFPSIEVINSDKIQVYNGLDITTNKISMTERCGIVHHLLGEFKSTESQPEFTPSDFRSAGDFRINEIVNRGKIPFIVGGSNSFIYALLVKRFDSRFDIFESLNPVSKELRYQCCFIWVDAVAPVLNQYLDKRVDEMLDSELFEELKEYFEKEGFSDSGSDGIRKAIGVPEFEKYFKGKISYEEAAMEIKENTRVLAERQVKKIMRLREGGWNIQRVDATETLTAKMVSEKMAGGENPARKIWEEEVLKPSAKIVKQFLLE, encoded by the coding sequence ATgagaaaattatcatttttatcaacAACGAGTGCTAATCATTCCAACACGTTGTTTTTCTTCCCCAAATGGACTCGTAGTGTGGTGATATCAGCAACCAGTAGTAATGTACCACGATTACAACGATCCAAAAAGATCGTCGTAATAATGGGTGCTACTGGTTGTGGAAAATCAAAACTCTCTATCGACCTCGCTACTCATTTCTTCCCATCTATCGAAGTCATTAACTCCGATAAAATCCAAGTTTACAATGGTTTAGACATTAcaacaaacaaaatttcaatgacTGAACGTTGCGGTATCGTTCATCATCTTCTCGGAGAGTTCAAATCTACTGAATCACAGCCGGAGTTTACCCCTTCCGATTTCCGATCAGCTGGAGATTTCAGAATCAACGAAATCGTTAATCGAGGGAAAATCCCTTTTATTGTAGGTGGGTCAAACTCATTCATCTATGCTCTGTTAGTAAAACGATTCGATTCACGATTCGACATTTTCGAATCGTTAAATCCGGTGAGTAAGGAGCTTCGTTACCAATGTTGCTTCATCTGGGTTGATGCTGTTGCACCTGTATTGAATCAGTATTTAGATAAACGAGTTGATGAAATGCTTGATTCGGAGTTGTTTGAAGAGCTAAAAGAGTATTTCGAGAAAGAGGGGTTTTCCGATTCCGGTTCCGATGGGATCCGGAAGGCTATAGGAGTACCGGAGTTCGAGAAATACTTTAAAGGGAAGATATCGTACGAAGAAGCAGCCATGGAGATAAAGGAGAACACAAGGGTATTAGCAGAAAGACAGGTGAAGAAGATAATGCGGTTGAGAGAAGGTGGATGGAACATACAAAGAGTGGATGCAACAGAGACGTTAACGGCGAAAATGGTGTCGGAAAAAATGGCCGGCGGCGAGAATCCGGCGAGGAAAATATGGGAAGAAGAGGTACTGAAACCAAGTGCCAAGATTGTGAAGCAGTTCTTGTTGGAGTAG